The sequence GGGCGCATGGCACCATGCCCAGCTGGCTGTCAAgaagccccccctgctctacccaccagcccccactcccctcccagagccagggagagaacccaggagtcctggctcccagcccccctgctctaacccaccagcccccactcccctcccagagccggggagagaacccaggcggccgggctccccgcccccactgctctaccaccagccccctccccacccagagccaggagagaacccaggagtcctggctcccagcccccctgctctgacccaccagcccccactcccctcccagcgcgagggagagaacccaggcgtccgggctcccacccctgctctgacccaccagccccactcctcccagagccgggagagaacccaggagtcctggctcccagtcccctgctctaacccaccagccccactcctcccagagccgggagagaacccaggagtcctggctcccagcccccgctctaacccaccagccccactcctcccagagccgggagagaacccaggagtcctggctcccagcccctgctctgacccacccccactcctcccagcgccgggagagaacccaggcgtccaggctcccacccctgctctgacccaccagcccccactcctcccagagccgggagagaacccaggagtcctggctcccagtcccctgctctaacccaccagccccactcctcccagagccggggagagaacccaggagtcctggctcccagcccccgctctaacccaccagcccccacccctcccagagccagggcgagaacccaggagtcctggctcccagccccctgctctaacccaccagcccccccgccccgccccgagctggggagagaacccaggcgtccgggctcccagccccccctgctctaagccaccagcccccgctcccctcccagagctgggggcagaacccaggcATCATGCTCGCCCCGTTGTAATCCCCACCAGCTAGCTAGTTTAAGGATCTGTTGCCACCTAGTGGCGAATGGTGAAATagcgccccccccagccctgccggtgcccctcactcccgacctgcagccccctgcccccccccagccctgccggtgcccctcactcccgacctgcagccccctgccccaccccagctctgccggggcccctcactcccgacccgcagctccctgcccccagctctgccggggcccctcactcccgacctgcagcccctgcccccagctctgccggtgcccctcactcccgacctgcagcccctgccccagctctgccggtgcccctcactcccgacctgcagcccctgcccccagctctgccgggcccctcactcccgacctgcagctcctgcccccagctctgccggggcccctcactcccgacccgcagccccctccccccccagctctgccggggcccctcactcccgacccgcagccccggcccccccagccctgccggtgcccctcccgcccgacccgcagcccctgcccccccctgcagctctgccggggcccctcactcccgacctgcagcccctgcccccagctctgccgggcccctcactcccgactcgcagcccctgcccccagctctgccggtgcccctcactcccgccccacagcccctgccagccccgccctgccagcccagccctgccggtgcccctcactcccgacccgcagcccccagcccagccctgcccccagccctgcgtgTGCCCCTCACTTGTGGGCtatgctgggagcactgggggcagtttgttattgtagggtctctcagTGGCAGCAGGACTGTACAGGCCGCCTTGGTAGTGTTGGGGGGCTTTGAGAGCACTCGCTCGTTATTGTAGGGTCTACCAAACGGAAGGCGTAACCCGTGCAGAGGTTTGTTGTTGTAGGGTCTCCCCAATttgcttccctgccccccaccttgcacccccctccACTGCTGCCGGGATCCCTCCCCGATTCCCCCCACCCCGGATCCGTGAGGCACTACTGAGTCACATCCGCTGCCAGCCCTTCAAATGCAACTTCCCCCCCCAGCTTCCTTCCTCTTCCACTGAGCACGTCCGCCCCCCTGCCAGCCTCAGCACTGcagctccttccccccaccccaaaacccaCTCCTCGGCAAACCAGGAAGTCCCGCCCTCCACCAGGCGCAGTGAACAGGAAGTCCCGCCTCACCTTTCATCGTCGCTGTCCTGGTGGCCCCCCATAGCGAACATGGAGCGGGCCAGGCTGAGGTGGCTTCCAAAGGGGTCTGACCCCCTCCGGACGGGGCTCCCTTCCCGGAAGAATGggggggccggggatgaggggcggGAGCCTCGGGGTGGCATCTGGGGAGGAGAGTCAGAGTTAGAgatggggcctgtcccctctggggtgtGGCACTGGCTGGCTATGGGGTGAGACGGGGACACGGAGGGGGAGAGTTAGCAGCTGCGCGGGGGGGTATCAGGGCTCAGaaattcccacaatgcacctcacCACATTATAGCACAGGAGAGGGTggtcctcacccccacacccccaataAACCTCAGCCCTGCCGGCGtccagtggcagggagttccgCAGGCCAACGCTACCCCGAGCAGGTCTTTGGAAGGGGGGTGAGATGGCACCCAAGGGGCTGCCCCACCACagtcaccccctccctccccagccacacACCATCCCCCCTGTGGTCACCCCCAACCCCGTCCCTGAAGGAACCCAGTTGTCCGGGCCCCCTTACCTTGTgcctctcctccacctccctccggATGCGCTGGGCGAggctgtggggcagcagcagctcttCGACCCCCAGGCTCGGCTCTGCAGCAGCCCCATGGCTGTGAGCTCTGCCCCCGGGtgtcctctccccgccccccagcgagTGGGGCAGATGCTCGCTGGGATGGGCCGTGCCCTGGGAGTGGCCGTGCCCGCGCGGCGGCAGAAGGCTGGAGTAGCCGTGGGGCTTGGGCAgcagcccagccagctccaggcGGGAGTCGAGGGACTGTGGGTGCCGGGGGGCACCCAGGAGCCGCCCCACGGCCTGGTGCTCGGGGTCATGGTCGTAGAACTCCAGGCAGGTCCAGCGGCCCCGTTTGAAGGGCTCGCCCGGGCCCTGGTCCAGCTTCACCAGGCGGAAGCGGGAGGCGGCGCCGGGCGGCCCATTGCGCAGCGCAGCCGTGTCCTCTGGCGGCTCCACGGCGGGCGGCACCACCGGCGGCTCAAACTCACTGGTGATGCTGGTGATCTGGAAGCTGCTTTTCTTCCGGGCGCCGCTCATGGTCCCCGCGCCGGCTCACCGgggccgaggctgtgccgggcccgTGCCAGGGTCTCCGGCCAGACACAGAGCCGGGGGCGGCGACATCCCCGCAGGCGGCACGGCAAATGGGGGGCTACGGTGCCCCCCTGATTGTAGCTCACCTGCAGATCAAAGGTCACGGGGCAGGTCAAAGGTCACAGGGCAGTAttgggcggctccaggcatcccagccccccaccgcaaggagggggcggggcagggctggaaaGTTCCCTGAAgttaggggcagggtggggggtgccCCAGGGGGCAGGATCCGGGGGAAAGGGGGGCACGTCTGGGGGGGGCTGGGTTCGCTCTTctctgccctggggccgcccCCCAGCCCACCACCCGCCCCGACTCGGGCAAGACCCGCCGCCTGTTGACAAGTCCCCGCTCCAGGAAGTCCAACCCCCGCCCCGACCAGCTGACAGGtcccccaagccccgccccctcccctcccggcagGCTGACAGCCCTCGTCAAACCCCGCCCCCAGAGGCGTCAGGCCCCGCCCTCACCGCCGCCAAGGGACAGCTCCTCCCCCTCGCCCGGCCCGAATGCTCGCTACACCCCGCCCCAttaacccctcccccaccgccccgCCCCGTTAACCCCTGCCCCTCCGCAGCTCCCCGTCCATACCCCGTTACCCCCTCCCCACCGCCCCGCCCCATTAACCCCTTCCCGCCGCAACTCCCCGTCCATACCCGTTACCCCTCCCCACCGCCCCGCCCCGTTAACCCCTTCCCCTCCGCAGCTCCCCGTCCATACCccgtgaccccctccccaccgcCCCGCCCATTAACCCCTTCCCCGCCGCAACTCCCCGTCCATACCCCGTTACCCCTCCCCACCGCCCCGTTAACCCCTTCCCCTCCGCAGCTCCCCGTCCATACCCCcttaccccctcccccgcccgcccgTTAACCCCTTCCCTCCGCAGCTCCCCGTCCATACCCGTTACCCCTCCCCACCGCCCGCCCGTTAACCCCTTCCTCCGCAGCTCTCCCATCCATACCCTGttaccccctccccgcccgcccgTTAACCCCTTCCCGCGCAACTCCCGTCCATACCCgttaccccctccccccgcccattaACCCCTTCCCGCCGCAACTCCCGTCCATACCcgttccccctccccgcccgcccgCCATTAACCCTTCCCGCCGCAGCTCCCGTCCATACCCGTTACCCCTCCCCGCCCGCCCGTTAACCCCTTCCCTCCGCAGCTCCCGTCCATACCCGTTACCCCTCCCCACCGCCCGCCCGTTAACCCCTTCCTCCGCAGCTCCCCATCCATACCCgttacccctcccccgcccgcccaTTAACCCCTTCCCCTCCGCAGCTCCCGTCCATACCCGTTACCCCTCCCGCCGCCCGCCCAGTTAACCCCTTCCCTCCGCAGCTCCCGTCCATACCCGTTACCCCTCCCCACCGCCCGCCCATTAACCCCTTCCCGCCGCAACTCCCGTCCATACCCGTTACCCCCTCCCCACCGCCCGCCCGTTAACCCCTTCCTCCGCAGCTCCCCATCCATACCCGTtaccccctccccgccgcccgcCCATTAACCCCTTCCCCTCCGCAGCGCCCCGTCCATACCCGTtaccccctccccgccgcccgcCCATTAACCCCTTCCCACCGCAGCTCCCGTCCATACCCGTTACCTCCCCACCGCCCGCCCGTTAACCCCTTCCCTCCGCAGCTCCCGTCCATACCCGTTACCCCTCCCACCGCCCGCCCGTTAACCCCTTCCCTCCGCAGCTCCCGTCCATACCCGTTACCCCCTCCCCACCGCCCGCCCGTTAACCCCTTCCCCTCCGCAGCTCCCGTCCATACCCgttaccccctccccccgcccgcccgtTAACCCCTTCCCTCCGCAGCTCCCGTCCATACCCGTTACCCCTCCCCGCCCGCCCATTAACCCCTTCccctccgcagctcccccgtccaTACCCCGTTACCCCCATACCCGCCAACCCCTCCCTGCCCGTTAATGCCTTCCCTGCCACCCCGACCCTGCCCCATTAACCCCTGCCCCATTAACCCCTTCCCCgccaccccgctcctgccccgtTAACCCCATGGGGGGGCACAGACCGGAGGGCTCCATCCTGCACTCCATGGGGGGGCACAGACCGGAGGGCTCCATCCTGCACTCCATGGGGGGGCACAGACTGGAGGGGTCCATCCTGCACTCCAGTGGGGGGGCACAGACCGGAGGGCTCCATCCTGCACTCCATGGGGGGGCACAGACAAGAGGGGCCATCCTGCACTCCATGGGGGGGCACAGACTGGAGGGGTCCATCCTGCACTCCAGTGGGGGGCGCACAGACCAGAGGCACCTCCCCACCATGCCTCTGGTCGCCAGCCCTGAGAAGGGAGGAGCTTATGAACAGCTCGCTCCCCACTCTTCAGAAATTCCCTCCCGGGGATATAAGCTGGGCGGCCCCATGGCTGACACTAAAGgcagcccaggccccagcagAGGTAATGGGTatctggggatggggagggagattGGCATGGGTTGCTCAGGCATTGAGCTATATAACAAGCCCCCCCatcccagaggtgggcgcatctcagcgccgggcgaggggtccctgggtaaccggccacCCCGCCCCAGAAGTGGCCGCATCTGCGCCTGGTGCTGGGTGATGTATGAGCTCTGACAGCAGCCTCAGCTgctggctccagccctgctcagtcCATGGGTCAGGAAATGCACTTTCCATGTTCCAGGCACTAAGGACACATGatcccgcccccctgccccccccccaggcacttTACAGGCTCAGGAGATCTCTGGGCGGGGGTCGAATACAGTTCAGCCAACAGCCCATGGTGGGGGGGaagattgaggggcaccagcagagctggggagaagcccagggcTCAGCTAGCAGGgcctgtgggtcgggagtgaggggcaccggcaggtcGGGGGGgactgcaggtcgggagtgaggggcaccagcaggacgggggctgcaggtcgggagtgagggcaccggcaggtcgggggctgcaggtcgggagtgagggcaccggcaggtcgggggctgcaggtcgggagtgaggggcactggcaggtggggggggggggctgcaggtcgggagtgaggggcaccagcaaagctgggggctgcgggtcgggagtgagggaaccagcagagctgggggctgcaggtcggggggtgaggggcaccggcagggctggggggggcaggtcgggagtgaggggcaccagcagggctgaggggtgccagtcaggagtgaggggcaccggcaggtcgggggggctgcaggtcgggagtgaggggcaccagcaggacgggggctgcaggtcgggagtgaggggcaccggcaggtgggggggggctgcaggtcgggagtgaggggcaccagcagagctggggggggctgcaggtcggggggtgaggggcaccggcagggctgggggctgcaggtcgggagtgaggggcaccagcagggctgaggGGTGCCAGTCAGGAGTGTGGGGCACCGGCAGgtcgggggggctgcaggtcgggggctgcaggtcgggagtgaggggcactggcaggtcGGGGGGGCTGCAGATCGagggtgaggggcaccggcaggacggggggctgcaggtcgggagtgaggggcatcggcaggtcggggggggctgcaggtcggggtgagggcaccggcaggtcgggggctgcaggtcgggggctgcaggtcggggtgagggcaccggcaggtcgggggctgcaggtcgggggtGAGGGCACCGCAGgtcgggggctgcaggtcgggtgtggggcaccggcagggctgggggctgcaggtcggggtgtggggcaccggcagggctgggggctgcaggtcgggagtgaggggcaccagcagggctgggggctgcaggtcgggagtgaggggcaccagcaggtcgggggtgaggggcaccagccggtcgggggtgaggggcaccggtcggtcgggggctgcaggtcggggatGAGGGGACGGGCGGGGTCTGTATGTGAGGGGCGAGGGGCGCCGCTgtcgcccccccctccccgtttCTCCATCCCCGGctgctcggctcggctcggctcggggGGAGGCGCCGCGTGTCTTGGACGCTGCGTCAGCGGCAGCGGGATGGGGCGAGCGGAGCCgggggagccgggccgggcaggtaccggggggcgggcggggccggggacCTGCggcggggtgaggagggagcGATGGGAAGGGGTCGGGGgctggatgtggggctgggaggaggaggatggatgtgggggctgggatggatggatgtgggggttgggaggagggatgggtggatgtgggggttgggagggatggatgtgggggctgggaggagggtggatgtgggggctgggatggatggatgtggggttgggaggagggatgggtggatgtggggttgggagggatggatgtgggagctgggaggagggtggatgtgggggctgg is a genomic window of Mauremys reevesii isolate NIE-2019 linkage group 14, ASM1616193v1, whole genome shotgun sequence containing:
- the TSC22D4 gene encoding TSC22 domain family protein 4 — encoded protein: MSGARKKSSFQITSITSEFEPPVVPPAVEPPEDTAALRNGPPGAASRFRLVKLDQGPGEPFKRGRWTCLEFYDHDPEHQAVGRLLGAPRHPQSLDSRLELAGLLPKPHGYSSLLPPRGHGHSQGTAHPSEHLPHSLGGGERTPGGRAHSHGAAAEPSLGVEELLLPHSLAQRIRREVEERHKMPPRGSRPSSPAPPFFREGSPVRRGSDPFGSHLSLARSMFAMGGHQDSDDESGSGSSMIAIDNKIEQAMDLVKSHLMLAVREEVEVLREQIKELAERNAALEWENGLLRSLASPEQLAQLRRPSA